The following coding sequences are from one Triticum aestivum cultivar Chinese Spring chromosome 5A, IWGSC CS RefSeq v2.1, whole genome shotgun sequence window:
- the LOC123105779 gene encoding G-patch domain-containing protein 1, with protein sequence MAAPEAPTCYVGVARQSAAFRLMKQMGWEEGEGLGKDKQGIKGHVRVKQKQDTLGVGVDNPQNKWAYDTTQFDDILKKLKVQSTTPAKEIEDVSSSPDSTPKKDKPAKDEVAKVTRPQGRYKKRERGKSVRGYSAVDLEGILVRKKENDCEVDQEVQPSCMEEPDITIGQGAVSQAEDVNWWGHKFGYVSGGFLGAKSRKNKKDNSNVRQMFGEDDQENLYNLVQDKATSGKQGLGIKDLPMKVGGQRWKGNKTSLGDSDEENSTQSELSEVEEDEDEEGSASDAKVNEVHVKTVKEVCVDAKPKTKFKKLCKKILRQAPSQSMKLKELKEAVEEHSTILSDFSCRREALSFLKRKLQGSKKFNLEGKRVHLVS encoded by the exons ATGGCCGCGCCGGAGGCACCCACGTGCTACGTCGGGGTCGCGCGCCAGTCCGCCGCCTTCCGCCTCATGAAGCAAATG GGATGGGAAGAAGGTGAAGGCCTCGGGAAAGACAAGCAGGGTATAAAGGGGCATGTCAGAGTGAAACAAAAGCAGGACACACTAG GTGTTGGTGTGGACAATCCTCAGAACAAATGGGCGTATGATACCACCCAGTTCGATGATATACTAAAGAAACTGAAAGTG CAATCTACTACTCCTGCTAAAG AAATTGAGGATGTAAGCAGTTCACCTGACAGTACACCCAAGAAAGATaaacctgcaaaagatgaagtcgCTAAAGTTACCCGGCCTCAAGGAAG ATATAAGAAAAGGGAGAGGGGGAAAAGTGTGAGGGGTTATTCAGCAGTTGATCTTGAAGGCATACTT GTTCGGAAGAAGGAAAATGATTGCGAGGTGGATCAGGAAGTTCAACCATCATGTATGGAAGAGCCTGATATCACCATCGGCCAGGGTGCAG TATCCCAAGCTGAAGATGTGAACTGGTGGGGGCACAAGTTTGGATATGTATCAGGAGGCTTTTTAGGAGCAAAATCTCGCAAGAATAAAAAAGATAATTCTAATGTCCGTCAGATGTTTGGGGAAGATGATCAAGAAAATCTGTACAACCTTGTTCAG GACAAAGCTACATCTGGAAAGCAGGGTCTTGGCATCAAGGACCTGCCGATGAAAGTTGGTGGCCAGCGTTGGAAGGGGAACAAAACCTCTCTTGGTGATAGTGATGAGGAAAACTCAACCCAGTCTGAATTATCAGAagtggaagaagatgaagacgaggaAGGATCTGCCAGTGATGCTAAAGTAAATGAAGTACATGTGAAAACCGTAAAAGAAGTTTGCGTGGATGCTAAACCTAAAACCAAGTTCAAGAAGCTTTGCAAAAAAATTCTTCGTCAG GCTCCATCTCAGTCCATGAAATTGAAGGAGCTCAAGGAAGCTGTTGAAGAACACTCAACTATTTTGTCCGACTTCTCCTGTAGACGTGAAGCTCTTTCATTCTTGAAGAGGAAG CTCCAGGGAAGCAAGAAATTCAATCTGGAGGGCAAAAGGGTTCATCTTGTATCATGA